Proteins found in one Primulina eburnea isolate SZY01 chromosome 16, ASM2296580v1, whole genome shotgun sequence genomic segment:
- the LOC140816600 gene encoding uncharacterized protein: MASESGYRTLSRQGTRQPELEQSPCPRCESTNTKFCYYNNYNLSQPRHFCKSCRRYWTRGGALRNVPVGGGSRKAHSSNKRPRIAPSTETSATPTSTASLVSCSMEKYEAVQTQTQTQTRTLNGFMTNSGPGPQSGSPAEVNLAGRPDAGNSSSWLGAQMGTSDGIFPMNMYGDGISSGLGYGLSMLEWPVEHMSGGDGGSVSESPGGNTWQMAGSRDDGAAADGAYFSLPDLAISAPAKSLK; the protein is encoded by the coding sequence ATGGCATCAGAATCCGGTTACCGCACGTTATCTCGTCAAGGGACCCGGCAACCGGAGCTGGAACAGTCTCCGTGTCCACGCTGCGAATCCACCAACACCAAATTTTGCTACTACAACAACTATAATCTATCCCAGCCCCGGCACTTCTGCAAGTCATGCCGCCGATACTGGACCCGAGGTGGCGCGCTGCGCAACGTACCCGTCGGTGGAGGTAGTCGCAAGGCCCATTCCTCCAACAAACGCCCCCGCATAGCCCCCAGTACAGAGACTAGCGCCACCCCCACAAGCACCGCCAGTCTGGTTTCTTGCAGTATGGAGAAATACGAGGCGGTGCAAACTCAAACTCAAACTCAGACTCGAACCCTTAACGGGTTTATGACAAATTCTGGTCCAGGTCCGCAATCTGGATCCCCCGCTGAAGTGAACTTGGCAGGGCGGCCAGATGCTGGCaattcgagttcttggttaggTGCACAAATGGGAACAAGTGATGGGATTTTTCCGATGAATATGTACGGGGATGGGATCAGTTCGGGCCTGGGTTATGGGCTTAGTATGTTGGAATGGCCCGTGGAGCATATGAGCGGAGGAGATGGTGGTTCTGTGTCTGAGTCTCCGGGTGGCAACACGTGGCAGATGGCTGGTAGCCGTGATGACGGCGCAGCGGCCGACGGTGCTTATTTTTCATTGCCGGACCTTGCTATTTCAGCCCCAGCCAAATCGCTAAAGTGA
- the LOC140816532 gene encoding serpin-ZX-like, whose product MDLRESILNQTDVSLSLAKHVIMTEAKDANLVFSPLSIHVVLGLITAGSNGPTRDQLLGFLKTKSPEDLNSLSSQLVSLLFADAGPLGGPLLSFANGVWVDQSLNFKSDFKKIVDDVYKAASSHVDFQTKAVEVTNEVNTWADKETNGLIKEILPPGSVDASTRLIFTNAVYFKGAWNEKFDASNTKEDEFFLLNGSSVQVPFMTSKKKQHVREFDGFKVLALSYRQGEDKRKFTMYFYLPDAKDGLLTLLEKFGSTSGFIEHHLPYHRVEVGDFRIPKFKIDFGFEASEIFKGQGLVLPFTGGGLTEMVDSTFSQNLYVSNIFHKSFIEVNEEGTEAAAATAAVVTLRSAMINDKLDFVADHPFLFVIREDMTGVVLFTGQVLNPLAG is encoded by the exons ATGGATCTGCGAGAATCAATCCTCAACCAAACCGACGTTTCCTTGTCTCTGGCGAAGCACGTGATCATGACCGAAGCCAAGGACGCCAATCTTGTATTCTCCCCGCTGTCGATTCATGTTGTTCTGGGTTTGATTACCGCCGGGTCGAATGGCCCGACAAGGGATCAGTTACTGGGATTTCTCAAGACAAAATCACCGGAAGATCTGAATTCCCTTTCGTCGCAGCTTGTGAGTCTTCTGTTCGCCGACGCTGGGCCGCTTGGTGGGCCCCTGTTGTCTTTTGCTAACGGTGTATGGGTTGATCAGAGCCTTAACTTTAAGTCCGATTTCAAGAAAATTGTAGATGATGTTTACAAGGCTGCTTCTAGCCATGTTGATTTCCAGACCAAg GCTGTCGAAGTAACAAATGAGGTGAATACATGGGCTGACAAGGAAACAAACGGCCTGATTAAGGAAATTCTTCCGCCCGGTTCAGTTGATGCTTCTACAAGGCTCATCTTCACGAATGCGGTGTACTTTAAAGGAGCCTGGAATGAAAAGTTCGACGCATCAAACACAAAAGAGGATGAGTTTTTCCTCTTGAATGGCAGCTCAGTTCAGGTGCCATTCATGACCAGCAAGAAGAAGCAACATGTACGTGAGTTTGATGGCTTTAAAGTTTTGGCACTATCATACAGACAAGGTGAAGATAAACGTAAATTCACGATGTATTTCTATCTTCCGGATGCCAAAGATGGGCTTCTCACTTTGTTAGAGAAATTTGGCTCCACATCTGGATTTATAGAACATCACCTCCCTTATCATCGAGTAGAAGTTGGTGATTTCCGCATTCCTAAGTTCAAAATAGATTTTGGTTTCGAGGCATCTGAAATTTTCAAAGGACAAGGGCTCGTGTTGCCCTTTACTGGTGGTGGTCTCACAGAGATGGTGGATTCCACCTTTAGCCAAAATCTTTACGTTTCAAACATTTTCCACAAGTCATTTATCGAGGTAAATGAGGAAGGTACAGAAGCTGCAGCCGCCACTGCTGCTGTTGTTACACTACGGTCTGCGATGATTAATGATAAGTTGGACTTTGTGGCCGACCATCCGTTCTTGTTTGTCATACGCGAAGATATGACGGGGGTGGTGTTGTTTACTGGGCAAGTTTTGAATCCTTTAGCTGGTTAA
- the LOC140817033 gene encoding ent-kaurene oxidase-like → MDTLLNLQALPLGAAIGGPAIAIGGITLFFIRKYVNDRKKNSSGHLPPPQVPGLPVIGNLLQLKEKKPHKTFTKWAEKHGPIYSIKTGSNNMIVLNSTDVVKEAMVTKYTSISTRKLSNALKILTSDKSIIAMSDYNEFYKAAKRHLLTSTLGPNAQKRHHIHRDVMIKNICDQFHAHLKARPLEAVNFRKIFQSELFGLSMKEAIGEYVDSLYVKDLDTTLSREEIFKILVLDPMEGAIEVDWRDFFSYLKWIPNESFEHKIQQMHFNRQAVMKALIEQQKKRISSGEELNCYLDYLLSEANTLSEQQILMLIWEAIIEASDTTLVTSEWAMYELSKDPEKQSRLLLQIQDICGLDNLKEEKLPQLPYLAAVFHETIRKHSPVPVVPLRYVNENTQLGGYDIPEGSEIAINIYGCNMDKKVWENPEKWIPERFITGKDDTMELHKTMAFGGGKRVCAGALQAMLISCMAIGRLVQEFEWRLKDGEEENVDTMGLTTHKLHPLLVNLKPRN, encoded by the exons ATGGATACGCTTCTGAATCTTCAAGCTCTGCCTTTGGGAGCTGCGATTGGAGGCCCAGCTATTGCTATTGGTGGGATTACTTTGTTTTTCATCAGAAAATACGTGAATGATCGAAAGAAAAACTCTTCTGGCCACCTTCCTCCACCCC AGGTACCAGGGTTACCAGTAATTGGAAATCTACTgcaactaaaagagaagaagcCACACAAGACCTTCACCAAATGGGCTGAGAAACATGGTCCCATATATTCTATCAAGACTGGCTCGAACAACATGATCGTTCTCAACTCCACTGATGTTGTCAAGGAG GCAATGGTAACAAAATACACATCCATCTCAACACGAAAGCTATCAAATGCATTAAAGATCCTCACGTCTGATAAAAGCATAATAGCGATGAGTGATTATAATGAATTTTACAAGGCAGCCAAACGTCATTTACTTACAAGTACCCTTGGACCAAACGCCCAG AAACGTCATCATATTCATAGGGATGTCATGATAAAGAACATTTGTGATCAGTTCCATGCTCATTTGAAAGCACGTCCTCTTGAAGCTGTCAATTTCAGGAAAATATTTCAATCTGAACTTTTTGGATTATCAATGAAAGAA GCTATTGGAGAATATGTAGATTCCCTTTACGTGAAGGATCTTGACACTACATTATCTAGAGAGGAGATATTCAAGATTTTGGTACTTGACCCAATGGAAGGAGCAATCGAGGTGGATTGGAGAGATTTTTTCTCATATCTAAAATGGATCCCGAATGAAAGCTTCGAACATAAAATTCAGCAGATGCATTTCAACCGGCAAGCTGTGATGAAGGCCCTTATCGAGCAGCAGAAGAAACGTATTTCTTCAGGAGAG GAACTCAACTGTTATCTTGACTATCTATTATCGGAAGCGAACACATTATCGGAACAACAAATCCTAATGCTGATTTGGGAAGCCATTATTGAAGCATCGGATACTACATTAGTCACCTCAGAATGGGCGATGTACGAACTTTCTAAAGATCCCGAAAAACAG AGTCGTTTGTTGTTGCAAATTCAAGATATATGTGGACTCGACAACCTTAAAGAAGAGAAGTTGCCTCAACTACCATACTTGGCAGCTGTTTTCCATGAAACAATAAGGAAGCACAGCCCAGTTCCTGTTGTCCCGCTAAGATACGTGAATGAAAACACACAATTAGGCGGGTATGATATCCCGGAAGGCAGTGAG ATAGCTATAAACATATACGGATGCAACATGGACAAAAAAGTGTGGGAAAATCCCGAAAAATGGATCCCTGAGAGGTTTATAACCGGAAAAGACGACACCATGGAATTGCACAAAACAATGGCTTTTGGAGGTGGAAAGAGGGTGTGTGCCGGCGCTTTGCAAGCAATGCTTATATCTTGCATGGCAATCGGCAGATTGGTGCAAGAATTtgaatggagactgaaggatggtGAGGAAGAAAATGTGGATACAATGGGGCTAACGACTCATAAGCTTCATCCGTTGCTAGTCAACTTAAAGCCCAGAAACTGA
- the LOC140817230 gene encoding wall-associated receptor kinase-like 14 — protein MKIIRINILQLLGFLLSIVPCMSASCNQTCGGQKLHFPFGFSAGCKIQLHCSSNGTVLAAGFPVQSVTSDTILLTIPAICGRPVEALRSLFTPNYAPTSHNAVLLQNCSGLRTSCFIPTTMVQTHFEMVDCNARNDSISCYSEEDNRSSFINYEKLRRIGCRSLLSAISMESFGNSSSVSLDVQIVRLEWWILGGCQCAENAKCVEIESTPVEGNPPGYRCQCAEGFAGDGFIDGLGCWKESLGCNPSKYMNGRCGGTTRIGVLAGGVAAGASLMTGFGLIFCFIRKRSKLRRRSRKSRQLCKNVGITIPVHPYKEIEKAADSFSEKRRLGNGAYGTVYSGKLNEEWVAIKRIKRRDADSIEQVINEIKLLSSVSHPNLVRLLGCSIEHEEQILVYEFMPNGTLSQHLQREKGNGLPWPVRLTIASETARAISYLHNAMHPPIYHRDIKSSNILLDYNYKSKVADFGLSRLGMIESSHISTAPQGTPGYLDPQYHQHFHLSDKSDVYSLGVVLIEIITSLRAVDFSRPHNEVNLAALAVDRIGRGCLDEIIDPSLELNFDLWTFSSVHRVAELAFRCLAFHRDMRPSMMEVAIELEQIRLSKWSNSLDETSSCSSSSNLSEKPLKQILFGGTNSSDTVADFSPVSVQDSWQSDQSSPSSNSLLNHFKRCQFHAAADKALYVERGDKLV, from the exons atgaaaattataAGAATCAACATCTTACAGTTGCTCGGATTTCTTCTTTCAATTGTTCCATGTATGTCAGCTTCGTGCAACCAAACATGCGGCGGCCAAAAACTTCATTTCCCCTTCGGCTTCTCTGCCGGCTGCAAAATCCAACTACACTGCAGTTCAAACGGAACAGTCCTCGCCGCCGGTTTCCCCGTTCAGTCCGTCACATCCGACACCATCTTGCTCACAATTCCGGCTATTTGCGGCCGACCTGTGGAGGCGCTGCGCAGCCTGTTTACACCAAACTACGCGCCAACGTCACACAACGCGGTACTCCTGCAGAACTGCAGCGGGCTGCGTACCTCGTGCTTCATTCCGACGACGATGGTGCAGACCCACTTCGAGATGGTCGACTGCAATGCGAGGAACGACAGCATAAGCTGCTACTCGGAGGAGGACAATCGGAGCTCTTTTATAAATTATGAAAAGTTGAGGAGGATCGGTTGTAGGTCTCTGCTCTCTGCGATCTCGATGGAGTCTTTCGGGAACAGTTCCTCCGTGTCTTTGGATGTGCAGATTGTGAGACTGGAGTGGTGGATTCTGGGAGGATGTCAGTGCGCTGAGAATGCGAAGTGTGTTGAGATTGAGTCGACGCCGGTTGAAGGGAATCCGCCGGGTTACAGGTGTCAATGTGCGGAGGGGTTCGCTGGAGATGGATTCATCGACGGATTGGGTTGCTGGAAAG AATCATTAGGATGCAATCCATCAAAGTACATGAACGGCAGATGTGGCGGAACAACAAGAATCGGAGTTCTAGCCGGAG GAGTAGCTGCAGGTGCTTCACTAATGACCGGCTTCGGCCTCATTTTCTGTTTCATAAGGAAAAGATCCAAACTGAGAAGAAGAAGCAGGAAAAGCCGCCAGCTTTGCAAAAACGTCGGTATTACCATTCCTGTTCACCCCTACAAAGAAATCGAGAAAGCCGCAGATTCCTTCTCTGAGAAAAGAAGGCTCGGGAATGGGGCCTATGGAACCGTTTACTCCGGTAAACTGAACGAGGAATGGGTCGCCATCAAGAGAATAAAGCGAAGAGACGCAGACAGCATAGAACAAGTCATAAATGAAATCAAACTCCTATCCTCAGTAAGCCATCCAAACCTAGTCCGGCTCCTAGGATGCTCCATCGAACACGAAGAGCAGATTCTTGTTTATGAGTTCATGCCTAATGGAACCTTATCCCAACATCTCCAAAGAGAAAAAGGCAATGGGCTTCCATGGCCGGTTCGTTTAACTATTGCCTCGGAAACAGCTCGGGCTATTTCCTATCTTCATAATGCAATGCACCCACCTATTTATCATAGGGATATAAAATCAAGCAACATCCTACTAGACTACAACTACAAGTCCAAAGTAGCGGACTTTGGGCTCTCAAGATTAGGCATGATCGAGTCATCCCACATCTCAACTGCCCCTCAGGGCACCCCCGGGTATCTCGATCCTCAGTATCACCAGCATTTTCATTTATCCGATAAGAGTGATGTATATAGTTTAGGAGTCGTTCTAATCGAGATCATAACATCTCTTAGAGCTGTGGATTTCAGTCGCCCTCATAATGAAGTAAATCTGGCTGCATTAGCTGTAGACAGGATTGGAAGAGGCTGTCTAGACGAGATAATCGACCCCTCTCTCGAACTAAACTTTGATTTGTGGACATTTTCATCAGTGCACAGAGTGGCTGAATTGGCATTCAGATGCCTGGCGTTTCACAGGGATATGAGGCCTTCAATGATGGAAGTTGCCATTGAATTGGAACAGATCAGGCTGAGTAAATGGTCAAATTCATTAGACGAAACATCTTCGTGTTCATCTTCTTCGAATTTAAGCGAAAAACCATTGAAACAGATACTGTTCGGTGGCACGAATTCATCGGATACTGTTGCAGATTTCTCTCCGGTTTCAGTTCAGGACTCTTGGCAAAGTGATCAGAGCTCGCCTTCATCAAATAGTTTGCTGAATCATTTCAAAAG ATGTCAATTTCATGCTGCTGCGGATAAGGCATTATACGTCGAGAGAGGAGATAAGCTGGTCTAA
- the LOC140817444 gene encoding small ribosomal subunit protein uS9c-like yields the protein MATSISALTSSMASLSFSSRISPNPVPSVSFAPVKPLSLKFYAPKFPTFVFNSSASVADPDVETADLETLVKSRLPGGFAAQSIIGTGRRKCAIARVVLQEGSGKFIVNYRDAKEYLQGNPLWLQYIRTPLVTLGYESSYDVFVKAHGGGLAGQAQAISLGVARALLKVSASHRSPLKQEGLLTRDSRVVERKKAGLRKARKRPQYSKR from the exons ATGGCCACTTCCATCTCCGCTCTCACCTCATCCATGGCTTCTCTCTCATTCTCCTCCAGAATCTCACCCAATCCCGTTCCTTCTGTTTCATTTGCTCCAGTAAAGCCCCTATCTTTGAAATTCTATGCCCCCAAATTCCCCACCTTCGTATTCAACTCCTCAGCTTCCGTCGCCGACCCAGACGTGGAAACAGCTGATCTCGAAACTCTTGTGAAATCCAGGCTTCCTGGTGGGTTCGCGGCGCAGAGTATAATTGGCACCGGCCGCAGGAAATGTGCTATTGCTCGGGTTGTTCTGCAGGAAGGCTCCGGGAAATTTATCGTCAATTATCGCGATGCTAAG GAATACCTTCAAGGGAATCCTCTGTGGCTGCAGTATATCAGGACTCCTCTAGTGACTTTAGGATATGAGAGTAGCTATGATGTCTTTGTGAAGGCGCATGGTGGCGGCCTGGCTGGACAAGCTCAAGCAATTTCCCTCGGTGTTGCTCGGGCTCTACTGAAAGTTAGTGCAAGCCACAGATCGCCTTTGAAACAGGAAGGTCTCCTGACCAGAGACTCCAGAGTTGTTGAGAGGAAGAAGGCTGGGCTGAGGAAAGCTAGGAAGCGCCCTCAGTACTCAAAACGTTAA